One Lysinibacillus sp. OF-1 DNA segment encodes these proteins:
- a CDS encoding thiamine pyrophosphate-dependent dehydrogenase E1 component subunit alpha — MQDVQIKHEDLGLSNEDVLAMFETMLMARRLDERMWLLNRSGKIPFVISCQGQEAAQVGAAFALDNNKDYIAPYYRDMGVVLHFGMTPRELMLSAFAKAEDPNSGGRQMPGHFGQKKNRILTGSSPVTTQVPHAVGVALAGRLQKEDFVSFVTLGEGSSNQGDFHEGANFAGVHKLPVIIMVENNQYAISVPVERQLGCAKVSDRGIGYGMPGVTVDGKCPLQVYKVVKEAADRARNGEGPSLIETVTYRLTAHSSDDDDRQYRTAEDIAEGKAKDPILLFEKYLMDAGVMTETIRTEMEQRVMAEVNEATDYAEAAPYAQPEHALKYVYAPVDGGDM; from the coding sequence TGAGCGTATGTGGTTATTAAATCGCTCTGGTAAAATTCCGTTTGTTATTTCTTGTCAAGGCCAGGAGGCAGCACAAGTTGGAGCAGCCTTTGCACTTGATAATAATAAGGATTATATTGCACCGTATTATCGTGATATGGGTGTGGTTTTACATTTTGGTATGACACCAAGAGAACTGATGTTGTCTGCATTTGCAAAAGCAGAAGATCCAAACTCCGGTGGTCGTCAAATGCCAGGTCACTTTGGTCAAAAGAAAAATCGTATTCTAACAGGATCATCTCCTGTCACAACGCAAGTTCCGCACGCAGTTGGTGTTGCGCTTGCTGGACGTCTACAAAAAGAAGATTTTGTTTCTTTCGTTACGCTTGGGGAAGGTTCATCTAACCAAGGAGATTTCCATGAAGGAGCAAACTTTGCGGGTGTTCATAAGCTACCCGTTATTATTATGGTAGAAAACAATCAATATGCTATCTCTGTGCCAGTTGAACGTCAATTAGGCTGTGCCAAAGTATCTGATCGTGGTATTGGTTACGGTATGCCGGGTGTGACGGTAGATGGTAAATGTCCATTACAAGTGTATAAAGTGGTAAAAGAAGCAGCAGACCGTGCACGTAATGGAGAAGGTCCAAGCTTAATTGAAACGGTGACATATCGTTTAACAGCCCATTCTTCAGATGATGACGATCGTCAATATCGTACGGCTGAAGATATTGCAGAAGGTAAAGCAAAAGATCCGATTCTATTATTTGAAAAGTATCTGATGGATGCTGGCGTTATGACAGAAACAATTCGCACTGAAATGGAACAACGTGTGATGGCTGAAGTAAATGAAGCAACAGATTATGCAGAAGCGGCTCCATATGCACAACCAGAGCATGCACTTAAATATGTTTATGCACCAGTGGACGGAGGTGACATGTAA